One segment of Synergistales bacterium DNA contains the following:
- the cas4 gene encoding CRISPR-associated protein Cas4, whose product MHSEDERIGGTLVWYASICERQVWLMSRGVEPDRRDELLAMGRLIDEESYSRERGVAHGGNAIDILNQEDDRVVVAEVKKSSASREAALLQLAHYLYQLERDGIVAEGELRFPRERRKERLSLDDTLRTRLDGLYRRIHEICAMDKPPERKRTKYCRRCAYAEWCWG is encoded by the coding sequence ATGCATTCCGAGGACGAACGCATCGGCGGCACACTGGTGTGGTACGCCTCCATCTGCGAGCGGCAGGTGTGGCTGATGTCCCGAGGAGTGGAGCCCGATCGGCGGGACGAGCTGCTCGCCATGGGGCGGCTCATCGACGAGGAGAGCTACAGCCGGGAGCGTGGCGTGGCCCACGGCGGCAACGCCATTGACATCCTCAACCAGGAGGACGACAGGGTGGTGGTGGCCGAGGTGAAAAAGAGCAGCGCCTCCCGCGAGGCGGCGTTGCTCCAGCTGGCCCACTATCTCTATCAGCTGGAGCGCGACGGGATCGTCGCCGAGGGAGAGCTGCGCTTCCCCAGGGAGCGGCGGAAGGAACGGCTCTCCCTCGACGACACGCTGCGGACCAGACTGGACGGTCTCTACCGGCGGATCCATGAGATCTGCGCCATGGACAAACCGCCGGAACGAAAGCGCACCAAGTACTGCCGACGCTGCGCCTACGCCGAATGGTGCTGGGGATAA